Proteins encoded in a region of the Desulfosoma sp. genome:
- a CDS encoding cofactor-independent phosphoglycerate mutase, which produces MKTKYVILVGDGMGDYPVASLGGRTPLEVSHTPSMTRLAQMGEIGTVQTIPFGMEPGSDIANMALLGYDPVQYHTGRAPLEAASLGVVLGPTDVAFRCNLVTLSHDDAGTERMEDYSAGHISSAESHEIIRGLQKACEGLPVKLYPGVSYRHLLVWEGGLTALDTTPPHDILGEPTATYKKVYETTDVLRVFTQRCRDILAENPVNQRRRQAGLKEANAVWLWGQGKAPSMPTLQDRFGVRGVMISAVDLLKGLGIYAGLEPIHVPGATGYLDTNYAGKVEAALKALREVDLAFVHVEAPDEAGHEGSLAKKVQAIEDFDAKVVGPVLKGLMDYESCHVLVAADHLTPLSVRTHVAEPSLFTLFQGHLAKGVVKNDKIVFCEAAARESGLHMESGAALFHRFMKKPMDS; this is translated from the coding sequence ATGAAAACCAAGTACGTGATTCTGGTAGGTGACGGCATGGGGGATTATCCCGTGGCTTCCTTGGGAGGTCGTACCCCTTTGGAAGTGTCCCACACGCCGTCCATGACACGCCTCGCTCAAATGGGCGAAATCGGCACCGTGCAAACCATCCCTTTCGGCATGGAACCGGGAAGCGATATCGCCAACATGGCCCTCTTGGGCTACGATCCTGTGCAATACCACACGGGCCGAGCTCCCCTGGAAGCAGCCAGCCTGGGGGTGGTTCTCGGCCCAACAGACGTGGCGTTTCGCTGCAACTTGGTAACCCTGAGCCACGACGATGCGGGAACGGAGCGCATGGAAGACTATTCGGCCGGACACATCTCTTCGGCTGAATCTCATGAAATCATTCGCGGTTTACAAAAGGCGTGCGAAGGACTTCCTGTGAAGCTCTACCCCGGTGTCAGTTACCGTCATCTTCTGGTTTGGGAAGGAGGCTTGACGGCGCTCGACACCACACCTCCTCACGACATTCTCGGAGAACCCACGGCGACCTATAAGAAAGTTTATGAAACAACGGATGTTCTCAGAGTCTTCACGCAACGATGCCGAGACATTCTTGCCGAAAACCCCGTCAATCAAAGAAGGCGGCAAGCCGGGCTCAAAGAAGCCAACGCTGTATGGCTCTGGGGACAAGGAAAGGCGCCGTCCATGCCTACGCTCCAGGATCGCTTCGGGGTTCGCGGCGTGATGATTTCCGCAGTGGATCTTCTCAAAGGCCTAGGCATTTATGCAGGTTTGGAGCCGATCCATGTGCCGGGAGCCACAGGGTATCTGGACACCAATTACGCCGGCAAAGTTGAAGCAGCCTTGAAAGCTCTTCGGGAAGTGGACCTGGCCTTTGTGCACGTGGAAGCTCCGGACGAAGCTGGCCATGAAGGAAGCCTGGCTAAAAAGGTCCAAGCCATCGAAGATTTTGACGCCAAAGTTGTGGGGCCTGTATTGAAAGGTCTGATGGATTATGAATCCTGCCATGTGCTTGTAGCCGCCGATCACCTGACACCTTTGAGTGTTCGAACCCATGTGGCGGAACCGTCTCTTTTCACCCTGTTTCAAGGCCATCTGGCCAAAGGGGTCGTCAAGAATGACAAGATCGTCTTTTGCGAAGCGGCGGCTCGAGAATCCGGACTGCACATGGAAAGCGGGGCCGCTCTTTTCCATCGTTTCATGAAAAAGCCCATGGACTCCTGA
- a CDS encoding Nif3-like dinuclear metal center hexameric protein — translation MKKRVTVSDILQWIDDLAPFRFAENWDNCGLQVGNPQAEVSAVLVALDPSVLTVREAAQRRCQTLVVHHPLFNKAQTNLFLNRFPGAVVAEAIRHNVHIIAAHTNLDAASCGTNSVLAQTMGLIVQGSLEKLSEIPPDPRYLGLGLYGQLPKPCSALELMEQLAGLLDLQAIRLVGDPEKLLHKVALCTGSGMSLLGRAVENGCDAFITGDVKYHDAQSALNQGIVVIDIGHFASEALVVRPLAEALKASAWRHDAALDVWTCTVEKEPFLTVIFHDNRRERLAGTAEVPGRTTDS, via the coding sequence ATGAAAAAGCGCGTCACCGTTTCCGACATCCTGCAGTGGATCGACGATCTTGCCCCCTTTCGATTCGCCGAAAACTGGGACAATTGCGGCCTACAGGTCGGGAATCCCCAAGCCGAAGTCTCCGCCGTGCTGGTGGCTCTGGATCCGTCGGTCCTCACGGTTCGGGAAGCCGCCCAAAGGCGATGCCAAACCCTGGTCGTGCACCACCCGCTCTTTAACAAAGCTCAGACAAATCTTTTCCTGAATCGTTTTCCTGGAGCCGTTGTAGCGGAAGCTATTCGTCACAATGTGCATATCATTGCGGCCCACACCAACTTGGACGCCGCCTCGTGCGGCACCAACAGTGTGCTGGCTCAAACCATGGGCCTCATCGTCCAAGGATCTTTGGAAAAACTTTCCGAAATACCCCCAGACCCGCGTTATCTCGGCCTCGGCCTTTACGGGCAACTTCCCAAACCATGCTCGGCCCTTGAACTCATGGAACAGCTGGCCGGCCTTTTAGATTTGCAAGCCATCCGTCTGGTAGGGGATCCAGAAAAGCTTCTTCACAAGGTGGCTCTATGCACAGGAAGCGGCATGAGCCTTCTTGGACGCGCCGTAGAAAACGGCTGTGACGCCTTCATTACAGGGGACGTCAAATACCATGATGCCCAGTCGGCTTTGAACCAAGGCATTGTGGTGATTGATATCGGTCATTTCGCGTCCGAGGCTCTGGTGGTAAGGCCATTGGCGGAAGCCCTGAAAGCTTCGGCATGGCGCCATGATGCGGCCTTGGACGTGTGGACATGCACCGTGGAAAAGGAGCCCTTTCTCACGGTGATTTTCCATGACAACAGGAGGGAACGCCTTGCAGGAACAGCTGAAGTACCTGGTAGAACTACAGATTCTTGA
- a CDS encoding C4-type zinc ribbon domain-containing protein: MQEQLKYLVELQILENKKAELIRKREETPLRIAALDKEFAAFESEYLLKKTEHDNAVQLRRAEEKEIADLEARIRRSRQKEHEVKTNREYHALLKEIQDLQDEINAREDHILELMEKIENLSKELKTLAQEVEKRRKAVEDKKAALQQECDQVDEKIARLEALQADIRTKLSPLIFNKWNTLAQRYKGVAVAPVTQGVCQICHLNIPPQRFIELLRDQDILTCPHCHRFIYHPENEAYRAVHENFKDF, from the coding sequence TTGCAGGAACAGCTGAAGTACCTGGTAGAACTACAGATTCTTGAAAACAAGAAAGCGGAACTGATTCGAAAACGCGAGGAAACGCCGCTGAGAATCGCAGCCTTGGACAAAGAATTCGCCGCTTTTGAGAGCGAATATCTTCTCAAAAAGACGGAACATGACAACGCCGTGCAACTGCGACGCGCGGAAGAAAAGGAAATTGCGGACCTGGAAGCCCGTATTCGACGAAGCCGCCAAAAAGAACACGAGGTGAAAACCAATCGCGAATACCACGCGCTGCTCAAAGAAATTCAGGATCTTCAAGACGAAATCAATGCTCGTGAAGACCATATTCTGGAGCTTATGGAAAAAATCGAAAACCTATCCAAGGAATTGAAAACCCTGGCCCAGGAAGTGGAAAAACGTCGAAAGGCTGTGGAAGATAAAAAAGCCGCCTTGCAGCAGGAATGTGATCAGGTGGACGAAAAAATCGCCCGCCTGGAAGCGTTGCAGGCCGACATTCGCACAAAACTCTCACCTCTGATCTTTAACAAATGGAACACTTTAGCGCAGCGATACAAAGGGGTGGCTGTAGCCCCCGTAACCCAAGGCGTCTGCCAAATATGCCACCTCAACATTCCACCTCAGCGCTTCATTGAACTGCTTCGAGATCAGGACATTCTCACCTGCCCCCATTGTCATCGGTTCATCTACCACCCGGAAAACGAAGCGTATCGGGCCGTACATGAAAATTTTAAAGATTTCTAG
- the rpoD gene encoding RNA polymerase sigma factor RpoD, which translates to MTEDLKKTCEETQKRPGLEDLKKLISAGKEKGYLTYDELNEVLPEDLVTPEKLDDMMMIFDEMNIEIVDSDQQVKVVKERSSDDEVEEEESEEGVVDLDAEGRVTDPVKMYLREMGQVSLLTREGEVEIAKRIEAGEREVFNALMESSLGVEEILSIKEDLESGRIKINEVLIATEEEMPDEEKELLRFKVIEILDQVKQLDGEIREKQVRLLSEDLEPGEKELLSAEVQAQKEQIVNLLKNLQLDKHQIERIVAKLRSYLESIEQAEKDLEHCLLVTGKPLTELQRWLEEMDRSDAEMRRHAAHLNMSHDDLVALIRRAVQAREQITAFEMKAKMDSKSLRVILRKVEDGMARAKQAKSELIEANLRLVVSIAKKYTNRGLQFLDLIQEGNIGLMKAVDKFEYQRGYKFSTYATWWIRQAITRAIADQARTIRIPVHMIETINKLIRTSRYLVQELGREPTPEEIAERMDFPVDKVRKVLKIAKEPISLETPIGEEEDSHLGDFIEDRRVTSPVDAVINLNLSEQTRKVLATLTPREEKVLRMRFGIGEKSDHTLEEVGQDFHVTRERIRQIEAKALRKLRHPSRRKELKSFIET; encoded by the coding sequence ATGACGGAAGATTTGAAGAAGACCTGCGAAGAAACCCAGAAACGTCCCGGCCTGGAGGACCTCAAGAAACTGATCAGTGCCGGCAAAGAAAAAGGGTACCTGACCTACGACGAACTCAACGAGGTCCTTCCCGAGGATCTGGTGACACCGGAAAAGCTGGACGACATGATGATGATTTTCGATGAGATGAACATCGAGATCGTCGATTCGGACCAGCAGGTCAAGGTGGTCAAAGAACGTTCGAGTGACGACGAAGTGGAAGAGGAGGAAAGCGAAGAAGGGGTGGTGGATCTGGACGCGGAAGGACGTGTCACGGATCCCGTCAAGATGTATTTAAGAGAAATGGGCCAGGTTTCGCTCCTCACTCGAGAAGGCGAAGTGGAAATCGCCAAACGCATCGAAGCCGGGGAGCGGGAAGTCTTTAACGCCCTCATGGAGTCCTCTTTGGGCGTCGAAGAAATCCTATCCATCAAGGAAGATCTGGAAAGCGGGCGCATCAAAATCAATGAGGTGCTCATCGCCACAGAAGAGGAAATGCCCGACGAAGAAAAAGAACTCCTGCGCTTCAAAGTCATTGAGATTTTGGACCAGGTCAAGCAACTGGATGGGGAGATTCGAGAAAAACAGGTGCGTCTTCTTTCCGAGGACTTGGAGCCCGGAGAAAAGGAGCTGTTGAGCGCGGAAGTTCAGGCTCAAAAAGAGCAGATCGTCAACCTTTTGAAAAACCTTCAGTTGGACAAGCATCAAATCGAACGTATTGTCGCCAAACTTCGTTCTTACTTGGAATCGATCGAGCAAGCCGAAAAAGACTTGGAACACTGCTTGCTGGTCACGGGGAAACCTTTGACCGAATTACAGCGATGGCTTGAAGAGATGGACCGTAGTGACGCCGAGATGCGCCGACATGCCGCCCATCTCAACATGTCCCACGACGACCTTGTGGCCCTCATTCGCCGAGCCGTGCAAGCCCGGGAACAAATCACTGCTTTTGAAATGAAGGCCAAGATGGATTCCAAGAGCCTTCGGGTCATCTTACGCAAGGTGGAAGACGGCATGGCTCGCGCCAAACAGGCCAAAAGCGAGCTCATTGAAGCCAATCTTCGTCTGGTGGTCAGTATCGCCAAGAAATACACCAATCGAGGCCTGCAGTTCCTGGACTTGATTCAGGAGGGAAACATCGGCCTGATGAAGGCTGTGGACAAGTTCGAGTATCAACGGGGCTACAAGTTCAGCACCTATGCCACCTGGTGGATTCGTCAGGCCATTACGCGAGCTATCGCCGACCAAGCCCGAACCATTCGTATTCCCGTACATATGATCGAAACCATTAACAAGCTCATTCGCACGTCACGATACTTGGTGCAGGAACTGGGCAGAGAACCTACTCCGGAAGAAATTGCGGAACGCATGGATTTTCCCGTCGATAAGGTGCGTAAGGTCCTTAAGATCGCCAAGGAACCCATTAGCCTGGAAACGCCTATCGGTGAAGAAGAAGACAGTCATCTTGGGGATTTTATCGAAGACCGACGTGTCACATCTCCCGTCGATGCCGTCATCAACCTCAATTTGAGTGAACAAACTCGTAAGGTTCTGGCTACGTTGACACCCCGAGAAGAAAAGGTCCTTCGCATGCGTTTTGGTATCGGGGAAAAATCAGATCATACCCTCGAAGAGGTCGGTCAGGATTTTCACGTCACGCGAGAAAGAATCCGTCAAATCGAAGCCAAGGCCTTAAGAAAGCTTCGCCATCCCAGCCGACGAAAGGAACTCAAAAGCTTTATCGAAACATGA
- a CDS encoding thioesterase family protein, with the protein MVSQRTTGTLTRAVVRVLYGDTDAMGQAYYGQYMRWFEAGRAEWFRCLGTTYRRLEEQGIFLPVIEAHCRYLKPAFYDDVLEVETSFHFPRPARLRFDYAVHRQNPPELLAQGYTVHVCVNGERKPLKPPAWLRDLLSSNTVHPREA; encoded by the coding sequence GTGGTTTCACAACGCACAACAGGGACATTGACACGGGCCGTGGTACGAGTCCTCTACGGCGATACAGACGCCATGGGACAAGCCTATTACGGCCAGTACATGCGTTGGTTTGAAGCGGGTCGTGCCGAATGGTTTCGGTGCCTCGGCACGACGTACCGTCGCCTGGAAGAACAGGGGATTTTTCTGCCTGTCATTGAAGCCCACTGTCGATATTTGAAGCCTGCCTTTTACGACGATGTTTTGGAAGTGGAAACTTCCTTTCATTTTCCGCGCCCGGCCAGGCTTCGGTTCGATTATGCCGTGCATCGACAGAATCCGCCCGAACTTCTGGCCCAAGGCTACACGGTCCATGTGTGCGTGAATGGTGAAAGAAAACCTCTAAAACCCCCGGCATGGCTTCGTGACTTGCTCTCTTCCAACACGGTGCACCCCAGGGAAGCTTAA
- a CDS encoding ribose-phosphate pyrophosphokinase, whose translation MATYGLKIFSGNSNLELAQKICDSLEIPLGRALVTTFSDGEIRVEVGENVRGADVFVVQSGAPPVNDHLMELLVMIDALKRASARRITAVIPYYSYSRQDRKNKPRVPITARLVADLITSVGTDRILTMDLHAGQIQGFFDIPVDNLYASPILLPYIREHFDHNLVVVSPDAGGVPRARAYAQRLPAGLALIDKRRVDVNQAEVMNIIGDVEGKTAIILDDMADTAGTLVEATRALLDRGAREVHACVTHPVLSGPAVERIEKSDLKSLVVTDTLPLRPQAAHCNKIKVVSAARLFSQAIRSIHNEDSISSLFDIQH comes from the coding sequence ATGGCGACCTATGGCTTAAAGATCTTTTCGGGCAACAGCAATTTGGAACTTGCTCAAAAGATCTGTGATTCCTTGGAAATTCCCCTTGGACGGGCCTTGGTGACCACCTTCAGCGACGGGGAAATTCGTGTGGAAGTGGGAGAAAACGTTCGTGGAGCGGACGTTTTTGTGGTGCAGTCCGGAGCCCCCCCGGTCAACGATCACCTCATGGAACTGCTTGTCATGATCGATGCCCTCAAAAGGGCTTCGGCACGGCGTATCACGGCTGTCATTCCTTACTACAGCTATTCCCGTCAGGATCGAAAAAACAAGCCCCGCGTGCCCATCACAGCCCGACTTGTGGCGGACCTTATCACCAGCGTGGGTACGGACCGTATTCTCACCATGGATCTTCACGCTGGGCAGATTCAAGGCTTCTTCGACATTCCCGTAGACAATCTCTATGCTTCACCGATTCTGCTTCCTTACATTCGTGAACACTTTGATCATAACTTGGTAGTGGTAAGCCCGGATGCGGGAGGCGTTCCTCGAGCCCGCGCTTATGCGCAGAGGCTTCCAGCCGGATTGGCCCTGATCGACAAAAGACGCGTCGATGTGAACCAGGCCGAAGTCATGAACATCATCGGGGATGTGGAGGGCAAAACAGCCATCATTTTAGATGACATGGCAGACACGGCCGGGACCTTGGTGGAAGCCACTCGAGCCTTGTTGGATCGGGGTGCCCGCGAAGTGCATGCCTGTGTGACGCATCCTGTCTTATCCGGCCCTGCGGTGGAACGCATCGAAAAAAGTGATCTCAAGAGCCTTGTGGTGACGGACACGTTACCGCTTCGGCCTCAAGCAGCCCATTGCAACAAAATCAAGGTGGTTTCGGCGGCACGGTTGTTCAGTCAAGCCATTCGAAGCATCCACA
- the hisA gene encoding 1-(5-phosphoribosyl)-5-[(5-phosphoribosylamino)methylideneamino]imidazole-4-carboxamide isomerase — translation MIIYPAIDLKEGQCVRLKQGDMAQATVYGTDPVAVALHWEAQGAQWLHVVDLDGAFAKTPKNREIIGAIIRAVSIPVQLGGGLRSMETLEAYIDLGARRLILGTWALRDPKVVETACRRFPGSIAVGIDARNGYVAVEGWTETTALEAVTFAKRFDHLGLSAVIYTDIQRDGMQSGVNVEAIRRLCQALSTPVIASGGVASWKDIEDLLPLVPLGLNGVITGKALYAGALNLREALDRLQSLQIPS, via the coding sequence ATGATCATCTACCCTGCCATCGACCTCAAAGAGGGGCAATGTGTTCGGCTGAAACAAGGAGACATGGCCCAAGCCACCGTCTATGGAACGGATCCTGTGGCCGTGGCTCTCCATTGGGAAGCCCAGGGAGCTCAATGGCTTCATGTGGTGGATTTGGACGGGGCTTTCGCCAAAACACCCAAAAACAGGGAAATCATCGGTGCCATTATCAGGGCGGTCTCCATTCCTGTGCAGCTTGGGGGAGGCTTAAGAAGCATGGAAACCCTTGAAGCGTATATCGACCTTGGAGCCCGTCGCCTCATTTTGGGTACCTGGGCGCTTCGAGACCCCAAAGTGGTGGAAACAGCCTGCCGACGATTCCCAGGCTCCATCGCCGTGGGGATCGATGCTCGAAACGGATACGTGGCCGTGGAAGGCTGGACGGAAACAACAGCTTTAGAAGCCGTCACCTTTGCGAAGCGTTTTGATCACCTGGGTTTGAGCGCCGTCATCTACACCGATATTCAAAGGGACGGCATGCAGTCCGGCGTCAATGTGGAAGCCATACGAAGGCTCTGCCAAGCCCTGTCCACTCCCGTGATCGCTTCCGGCGGTGTGGCTTCTTGGAAGGACATCGAGGACTTGCTGCCTTTGGTTCCCTTGGGCCTCAACGGCGTCATCACCGGCAAGGCACTCTACGCCGGGGCTTTGAATCTTCGAGAAGCCTTGGATCGACTTCAGTCTCTACAGATTCCTTCATAG
- the dnaG gene encoding DNA primase, giving the protein MTTTDAATRIKQAVDILDLIGSVVPLKRIGTRYVGLCPFHQEKTPSFQVDVSHGLFYCFGCGAGGDAITFAMRHWNLTFSEAVQTLADRYHVILPEGFLGSSKRKPEVLSAISRALEIACEFFVSRLQHPEQGRIAREYIEKRGLSPKLVQERRLGYAPAGWDHLLRHLQSKGIDAETAVRSGLVIRSDKGGFYDRFRHRLIFPITSSDGTLVAFGGRSLDGSEPKYLNSPETELYHKGRTLYQYPAALEACRTKRQVLLVEGYMDLLAFHERGFRRVVATLGTALTPHQVRLLQRLADEVVLVYDGDASGQKAMLRALPLFLRQGLAASCLTLPSGMDPDDYLTNHGLEAFIALLETRRELLHFAIDALASTWNGTSQDKVRVIKECAALVADVSEPVLREEMARLLGAKLSLSEAAVQSHLSSSPQESQRQRAFHSVRTAHARNTALHVPSAEETILRLIVQHPSLAEQAYELGVLEVLEPSPMANVLKTLLMHAMQNTGDSFSLASVTFPDEESQKLWARLILEKDENVLEESAAQLVLEERIESLRLRYRRKKLEEIRAALVHAERSGDAHARKKLLEEYRALCAAQRRG; this is encoded by the coding sequence GTGACCACAACGGATGCGGCAACTCGAATTAAGCAGGCTGTGGACATCTTGGACCTCATCGGGAGCGTGGTCCCTTTGAAGCGCATCGGCACCCGATACGTGGGTTTGTGTCCTTTTCATCAAGAAAAAACGCCTTCCTTTCAGGTCGATGTCTCCCACGGACTCTTTTACTGTTTCGGCTGTGGAGCCGGCGGGGATGCCATCACCTTTGCCATGCGCCACTGGAACCTCACTTTTTCCGAAGCCGTCCAGACTCTGGCCGATCGCTATCATGTGATCCTGCCCGAAGGGTTTTTGGGATCCTCCAAAAGAAAACCCGAGGTTTTATCGGCCATTTCACGAGCCCTGGAGATCGCCTGTGAGTTCTTCGTCAGTCGTTTGCAACATCCAGAGCAGGGACGCATCGCCAGAGAATACATTGAAAAGAGAGGGCTTTCGCCGAAACTGGTTCAGGAGCGGCGGCTCGGGTACGCCCCCGCCGGATGGGATCATCTGTTGCGCCATCTGCAATCCAAGGGCATTGACGCGGAAACGGCGGTGCGCTCCGGCCTCGTGATCCGTTCAGACAAGGGCGGTTTCTACGATCGATTTCGCCACCGCCTGATTTTTCCCATCACTTCTTCGGATGGAACCCTTGTGGCCTTTGGAGGCCGCAGCCTGGACGGATCAGAACCTAAATATCTCAACAGTCCCGAAACAGAACTTTATCACAAGGGTCGCACCCTCTATCAGTACCCTGCCGCGTTGGAAGCGTGTCGGACCAAGCGTCAAGTCCTTTTGGTGGAAGGGTACATGGACCTTTTGGCGTTTCACGAGCGAGGTTTTCGCAGGGTTGTCGCCACCTTGGGCACCGCCCTTACGCCACATCAAGTGAGGCTTTTGCAGAGGTTGGCCGACGAAGTGGTTTTAGTCTACGATGGAGATGCTTCCGGCCAAAAAGCCATGCTTCGAGCTTTGCCGCTCTTTCTTCGGCAAGGACTGGCCGCCAGCTGCCTCACCTTACCCTCAGGGATGGACCCCGACGACTACCTCACAAACCACGGGCTTGAAGCTTTCATCGCCTTACTGGAAACACGCCGGGAACTCCTGCACTTTGCTATCGATGCCCTTGCTTCCACATGGAACGGGACCTCTCAGGACAAAGTGCGGGTGATCAAGGAATGTGCAGCACTTGTGGCCGACGTGTCTGAACCCGTACTGCGGGAGGAAATGGCTCGTCTTCTTGGGGCTAAATTGTCGCTTTCCGAGGCCGCCGTGCAGAGTCATTTGTCGAGTTCGCCACAAGAAAGCCAAAGGCAGCGGGCTTTTCATTCCGTGAGAACGGCGCACGCAAGAAACACGGCACTGCATGTGCCCTCTGCGGAAGAAACAATCCTTCGATTGATCGTGCAGCACCCGAGCCTTGCCGAACAGGCTTACGAGCTCGGGGTGCTTGAGGTGCTGGAGCCGTCTCCCATGGCGAACGTCCTGAAGACGTTGCTCATGCATGCCATGCAGAACACGGGGGATTCTTTTTCCTTGGCCTCGGTCACTTTTCCGGATGAAGAAAGCCAAAAGCTTTGGGCACGTCTGATACTGGAAAAAGATGAGAACGTCTTGGAAGAGAGCGCTGCGCAGCTTGTTTTGGAAGAAAGGATTGAAAGCTTGCGTCTTCGATATAGGAGAAAAAAACTTGAGGAAATTCGAGCCGCATTGGTGCATGCGGAGCGTTCGGGCGATGCTCATGCTCGAAAAAAACTCCTAGAAGAGTATCGAGCCCTTTGCGCAGCGCAAAGAAGGGGTTAA
- a CDS encoding FAD-dependent oxidoreductase: protein MPYYVGGLVDDDKKLVTRSPEEFRTKQNIHVHVGHEVVGIDSKARRIQVLHRESGRIFWEPYDDLLIATGARPLVPKVPGHEAQGVMGVHTLESGLRVRRAVEALKPRQAVVVGGGYIGLEMAEAFLLLGLEVRLIEKAPQVMGTLDPDMAVWVAEALRSKGVKLHLEESLVGFETKDGLLQAVVTDKGVYPAGIALLGLGVQPNTEIAVQAGVPVGIRGALRVDARMASGVDGIWGAGDCAESRHFLTGQPFYVALGTVANRHGRVAGTNIAGGHAVMGGVLGTAVTKICSVEIGRTGLQERELQELGWDYVTETIESRTKAGYFPGSGPIRVKLLAEKRTGKILGGQIVGETGSAKRIDVVATAIMGGLTLEAMSELDLGYAPPFSPLWDPVIIAARVLSKKVRP from the coding sequence ATTCCGTACTACGTCGGCGGGCTCGTCGACGACGATAAAAAACTCGTAACCCGATCCCCGGAAGAATTTCGAACAAAACAAAACATTCATGTCCATGTTGGGCATGAAGTGGTCGGTATCGATTCCAAGGCAAGGCGCATTCAGGTTCTCCATCGGGAATCGGGGCGGATCTTTTGGGAGCCTTACGATGATTTGCTGATTGCCACAGGGGCTCGCCCCCTTGTGCCCAAGGTGCCGGGCCATGAAGCCCAGGGGGTGATGGGGGTGCACACGCTGGAAAGCGGCCTTCGAGTGCGAAGAGCCGTTGAGGCCCTCAAGCCGCGTCAGGCCGTGGTGGTGGGAGGCGGATACATCGGGTTGGAAATGGCCGAAGCTTTTTTGCTGTTGGGTCTTGAAGTGCGTCTCATAGAAAAAGCGCCTCAGGTGATGGGTACCTTAGATCCCGATATGGCTGTGTGGGTCGCCGAGGCCCTGCGTTCCAAAGGAGTCAAGCTCCATCTGGAAGAATCTCTGGTGGGTTTTGAAACAAAAGACGGACTTTTGCAGGCTGTGGTCACGGACAAGGGGGTTTACCCTGCAGGGATCGCTTTGTTGGGGCTCGGAGTACAACCCAATACGGAAATAGCCGTTCAGGCAGGTGTCCCTGTGGGGATTCGAGGGGCTCTTCGAGTGGATGCCCGTATGGCCAGTGGCGTGGATGGTATTTGGGGAGCCGGTGATTGCGCCGAGTCCAGGCATTTTCTGACGGGGCAACCTTTTTATGTGGCCTTGGGAACGGTGGCCAACCGACATGGACGGGTGGCCGGCACCAATATCGCTGGAGGTCATGCGGTCATGGGAGGCGTTTTGGGAACGGCGGTCACCAAGATCTGTTCGGTGGAAATTGGACGAACGGGCCTTCAGGAGCGAGAATTGCAAGAGCTGGGTTGGGACTATGTTACAGAAACCATCGAAAGTCGAACCAAGGCGGGTTATTTTCCGGGAAGCGGTCCGATCCGCGTGAAGCTTCTGGCGGAAAAACGCACAGGAAAAATCCTTGGAGGACAAATTGTGGGAGAGACCGGATCGGCCAAAAGAATTGATGTGGTGGCGACGGCCATCATGGGAGGTTTGACGCTCGAGGCTATGAGTGAGCTGGACCTGGGCTATGCGCCACCTTTTTCGCCCCTATGGGATCCGGTGATCATTGCCGCCCGGGTTCTTTCTAAAAAGGTGCGCCCCTGA
- a CDS encoding GatB/YqeY domain-containing protein, with the protein MELLEKIEQALKESIKSKDEDRRNALRMLLTAVKNKEKELRRQPSEPEVHQLIASAIKQRKESIEQFLKGGRHDLAEKEEKEMKILESFLPKPLDVEALKTMILEVIRETGASSPKDMGKVMKVLMPRVTGRADGKTVQEMVRAHLSGS; encoded by the coding sequence GTGGAACTGCTTGAAAAGATTGAACAGGCTTTGAAGGAATCCATCAAAAGCAAGGATGAAGACCGGCGTAACGCCCTTCGCATGCTGCTTACGGCCGTCAAGAACAAAGAAAAAGAGCTTCGACGTCAACCGTCGGAACCTGAAGTGCATCAACTGATTGCCAGTGCTATCAAACAAAGAAAAGAATCCATCGAACAGTTCCTGAAAGGCGGAAGACACGATCTGGCCGAAAAAGAAGAAAAGGAAATGAAAATCCTTGAATCTTTTCTGCCGAAACCCCTTGATGTGGAAGCCCTCAAGACAATGATTCTGGAAGTCATTCGTGAAACGGGTGCGAGCTCGCCCAAAGACATGGGCAAAGTGATGAAAGTGCTCATGCCCCGCGTGACAGGTCGTGCCGACGGAAAAACAGTGCAGGAAATGGTGCGAGCCCATCTGAGCGGGTCCTGA
- a CDS encoding NAD(P)-binding protein: protein MTKRRRMVVVGGDAAGMSAASVARRMAPHLDIIVFEKGPHTSYSA from the coding sequence ATGACGAAGAGAAGACGCATGGTGGTGGTGGGAGGGGATGCGGCGGGGATGAGTGCGGCATCGGTGGCCCGCCGGATGGCTCCGCATTTGGACATTATCGTCTTTGAAAAGGGGCCGCACACTTCTTACTCCGCTTGA
- a CDS encoding cold shock domain-containing protein, producing MKQGQVKWFNEKKGFGFIETQGAGDVFVHYSGIEGRGFRTLSEGDAVVFEISQTPKGPQAINVRRA from the coding sequence ATGAAGCAAGGTCAAGTGAAGTGGTTTAACGAGAAGAAGGGTTTCGGTTTTATCGAGACGCAAGGTGCCGGGGATGTATTCGTTCATTATTCCGGTATCGAAGGACGCGGTTTTCGGACCCTGAGCGAAGGGGATGCGGTCGTGTTTGAGATTTCGCAAACACCCAAGGGACCCCAGGCCATCAATGTTCGACGCGCCTAA